The DNA window CCGCGTCTAACCCGGCGAGTCGGCCGAGCAGTTCGGCGTCCGGGTCCGGGTCGAGGATGGTCATGGCGAAGGCGGTCCGGCGGACCTGTTCGGGCAGCGAGGTGAGCAGGACCAGCAGCCGCTGCCGCAGCAGTGAGGGGCGCAGCCCGGCGGCGTCCGCCGCGTGCTCGGCGGACGGCTTCAGACCGCGGAAGGCGGCTTCGGTCAGCAGGGAGGTCAGAAAGAGCGGGTTGCCGCCGGACGCCCGGTGGCATGCGGTGACGAACTCCTCGTCGGCCGGCCCGTCGCAGTGGTGGTGCACCAGCGTCCGGGTGCCGGCGATGCCCAGGCTGGTCGGGACGATGGTGTGCTGTGCGTGGCCGGTCAGTTCGCGGACCGACGGCAGCTCGGCGCGGATGTCGCCGTCGAGCAGGGTGCAGACCAGCAGCACGCGTTTCGACTGCATACGCCGGGCGAAGTGGCGCAGCCAGTGCAGCGACTCGGCGTCCGCCCAGTGCAGGTCGTCGATGAGGATCAGCAGCAGCCGGTCGCGGCTCATAGTGGCCACCAGCGTCGACAGGCCGTGCAGCACCGCCTCGAACTCGGGGGCCCGGTGCGGGTACGGACGGCTGGTCAGGGTGTCGTCCGCCAGCGCCGGGCGGGAGTTCTGGGCCGCTCCCGAGAGCCAGCGCTCGACGTCGGCGGGGGACGCCCGGGAGAGCGCGGGTTCCAGCAGCTGCCGTACGACGCCGAAGGAGAAGTCGTGCTCCATCGACGCCGCGTTCGCCCGCAGGGTCAGCGCGTCCAGCCGGGAGCCGAGTTCATTGACGCTCTCCAGCAGGGCCGACTTGCCGATCCCCAGCGGGCCTCTGACGAGAAGCATGGAGCCGCGTCCCGCCTGTGCGGCGAGCAGCGCTGCCGCCACCAGGTTGTGAGCGCTTTCCCGTTCCAGCAACACTGTTGATCCCCCCACATGATTGTCGGACGCAGCTGCGGGCGGCTGTTGGCGGGGTCTACGACCGCGCCGCACCGGAAGTTCACCCTCCTTCCAGGAGCACGGACGGCGGGGCCGGCGGGTTCCCGGACGGCGTCAGCGGTCGGTGCGGAGCCGATCGTGCATGAGCGTGTGCCCGAGCCCGGCGGCCAGTTGCGCGGCCTCGGCCTGCAGGGAGCAGGAGGAGTCCCGCTCGCCGAGCCGGTCCCGGGCCGAGGCGAGCTGCGCCAGCGCGAGGACGTACAGGTCGGCCGCCGGCGATACCCGCAGCCGCTGCACGGCGCACTCCAGCAGCCGCACCGCCGGATCGCCCTCCGCCAGCAGACCGGAGATCAGGTCCACCGTCCCCAGGGCGCTCGGGGTAGCCCAGCGGGCGGCCAGCCGCTGCTCCTCGGCGAGCAGCCGGGCCGCCTCCGCCGACTCGCCGGAGCAGGCGTGGGCGATGGCCCGGACCGGGCGCCAGGCCATCAGCCCGGGGCTGGTCCAGCCCCGGGCCAGCAGCCACCGCCCGCACTCCCGCAGCTCGGCCGCCGCCTCCTGCGGCCGACCCTGGGCCAGGCGGAGGACCCCCCGGGCGAAGAGCAGTTGCGGCCAGGAGTAGCGCTGCTCCCCGCCGACCGGGCAGTCCAGGTAGGCGATGTTCTCCGCGGCGTCCAACTGGTCGCGGGCGACCCGGATCCGTACCTCCAGTGCCTGCACCGCAGGGGCCATGGTGGGATGCCAGGCGCTGATCGGCATCTCGATCCGGGCCATCGCCAGGTCCCGGGCGGCCCTGCCGATGTCTCCGCATCTCAGGTGCAGTTCGCAGCTGAAGAGCAGCGCGAGCCCGACGAGCGGCGGCATCTGCCGCCGTCTGGCCTCGGCGAGGGCGGCGGAGAGGCCGGTGTGGGCGGCGTCGACCTCGTCGGTGACGCCCAGCGCGCGGCAGGCGAAGAGCCGTGGGTAGAGCGGCAGTCCACGGAGTGGGAAGTCCAGCGCGGCGAGGCCGAGGTTCCGGGCGCGGGCGGCGTCCTGGCCGACCGTTGCGGCCTGCCAGGCGGCGGCGGCCAGGCCGGACGGGTCCTGCGGTACGGCCGGCAGCGCGGGCATGTCCGACAGGATGCCCTCCAGGCCGCTCTCGTCCAGCCGGGCGTTCTCGGCGAACCAGTGCAGGGCGAGCAGCGCGGCCCGCTCCTGCTCGTCGTCCCGCGCCGCCGGGTAGGCCGCCGCCAGGGCGTGCCGCGCGGCCACCGCGTCCCCCCGGGCCAGCAGCAGGTCGGCGGCAGTGGGCCGGTTCCAGGTGCCGCCGTGGCGGCCGGTGCCGTGCAGGGCCTGGACCAGGAACCGGTCGGCGGCGTCCGGGTCCGTCAGGCAGCCGGCGGTGCCCAGCTCCACCAGCAGCCGGGCGTGCTCGTCGGCGGGCAGCGGCTCCTGGAGGGCGCGTGCCAGGCAGCGCACCGCCCGCCGGTGCTCGCCACGGGCCCGGCATGCGGCGGCGACCCGGCGGAGGGTGCCGCTGACCCAGGGCGCCCCGGAGGGCCGGGCCCGCAGCAGCAGGTCGGCCAGGGCCTCGTCCTGGAGGGCGGCTTGGTGGCCGAGTTCGGCGGCCTGCTCGTACAGGGCCTGCCGGTCGGCGTCGTCCATCGCGGAGAGCACCCGCTCGGGGTTGACCAGGCCGGTCAGCCGGGGCGGCTGATCCGAGGTCACCAGACCGGCGGCGCGCAGGGCGCGGAGCGCGGAGACGGTGGAGGTCTCCTCCAGGCCGACCAGGGCGGAGACCAGCGGGACCGGAAGCAGGTCCCGGCAGGCGGCCATGCCGCGCAGCAGGGCCAGCGGCTCCGGCGCCATGCCCCAGGTCAGGTCGGCGGTCCGGTCCGGGGCGGCCGTCGGCGGGGTGCTGCCGGGCCGGGGGCGCTGCCGGGTCGGCAGCCCGTTCCCCGGGGGCGGGGTGCGGCGCCGGTCCGCCGGGACCGGGCCAGCTGCGCGGTGCGCTGGGCGGGCACCGTCGGGGGCGGCGGCGGGTCCAGCCGCACCACATGCCCGCGGACCGGCGGCGAGCAGACCAGGGTGAGCAGTTCGGTGCAGGAGGCGGGGACGTCCGGCGCGGTCCCCGTCATCGAGATCATCACGGTCAGCCGGGTGGAGCGCATCCGGCGCAGCACGGCGCAGAGCACATCGAGGGAGTGGGGGTCCGCCCACTGCACATCGTCGACGGCGAGCGCCAGCGGGCGTCGGCGGGCGGCGCGCAGCAGCGCCTGGCTGAACCCCTCGACCAGCACCGAGCGGCGAGGGGGCGCGGTCAGTGCCTGCTCCAGGTCGGCCGGGCGCTCGGCGTCGGGGAGCGCGGAGGCCAGTTGCAGGGCCACACCGCAGGTCGACTGCTGTTCCGAGGGGGATCCCCGGCCGGTCAGGACGGTCACCCCCGAGGCGGAGGCGAAGGCCGCGGCGCGGCGCAGGAAGGTGGTGCGTCCCGCTCCGCGCGGCCCGATGACGGCGATGGCCGTGGGCACCCCCGCGCGCACCTCCGAGGCCAGCCGCCGTACGAGGGACGGTCCGACGCCGCGAACGGTCAGCGGCCGGCCGTAGCCGTAGAAGGGCTCCCCGGTGTCCTCGGTGTCCTGGTGATGGGCGAGTTGGGGGTGCATGATGCGGACTCCTTGATTCCGAGGCGTGGGTCTGCCATGGGTGAGGAGCGGTGGGTCACAGCGGAGCGGGGGTTCCGGGCTCCGGCTGCGGTGTGCGGCGGGCGGTACGCCCGGGTGGAGGAATGCTCCGGTAGTGTGTGGCAGATGGGGGGATTGTCAGGAGCATGCAGCACAGCTTACAAGGTTTACTTGAACGTGCAACATCCGGCATTTGAACATATTCCTCTCGCATGGCGAGATGGATCGCCCCGATCACCTGTGTGTCGCACCAGGGGAGAGGGCGCTGCCCGTCATCCTCAGGAGGCCCGGCAGCCCGGCGTCGCCCGTGTCCGCGTCCCGATCGCCCCGATCGTCGCGGCCGTGCGGTGGGCTGGTCATCCTGTGGCCGTCTCCTGGGAGAGAGAAGGTGGGGCCGCCGCCCCGGGGGTCACCCTACAGCAGCGATAGCAGGAACATGCCAACAATCGGGGAGTGGCCGGAACCCTGCCCCGCCGACTACGCGGGCTCGCTGTCGGTGGCGCCGTCGAGCAGCGAGCGCAGCCTGCGCCGCCCGGAGCTGCCGAGCTTGCGGTAGACCGAGGTCAGATGCTGCTCGACGGTGCGCTGGGTGACGAACAGCGCCTCCGAGATCTCCTGGTTGGTCCGGCCGTCCGCGGCCAGCCGCGCCACCTGGGCCTCGCTCGGGGTGAGCGAGGCGAGGCCGCTCGACATCGGGCGGCGCGGCCGGGCGCCGGTGGCCAGCAGCGCGTGGTGGGCCTGTGCGCGCAGCACCCGCGCCCCCAGCGCGTACGCCGACTCCAGCCCCCGGCGCAGGACCTCCCGCGCGGCCTCGGTACGGCCCGACTCATGCAGCGCCGCCCCCTGGGCGATCAGCACCCTGGTGAGCTCCAGCCGGGCGGGCGAGTCCTCCAGCATCGCCAGCGCCTCCTCCAGCAGCGCCAGCCGCCGCACCCCCGTCTCAGCCCCTGCCTTAGCCCCCGCCTTGGCCCCCGTCTCGGTCTGCGCGAGCAGGCTGAGACCCGCGCCGAGCGCATACGGCAGATCGCCGCGCCGGGCGCGGAACACGGCCTCCTCGGCCAGCGCCCGGGCCCGCCCGCCGTTCCCCAGGGCGAGATGGGCGCGGGCCGCCCAGACCCACCAGGAGGAGACCGCCGGGCTGGTCCGCGCCCACTGCACCTGGCGCCGGCCGCACTCCAGCAGGTCGGCCAGCGCGGCCTCCGGCTCGCCCTGGGCCAGCCGCAGCCGCCCGCGCGCCGCCAGGTACTCGTTCCACCGCCAGGTGTCCGCAGCGGCCTTGGCGAACCGCTGGGCGGCGACCGCCTCCGCACCGGCCAGGTCCCCGTACTCCAGCAGCACATGGATGCGGGTGGAGGCCGGCAGCAGCTGGGCCATGCCCGACGTCCCCGGCGGCGCCAGGTCGAGCGCCGTCCGGGTGGCGTCCAGCGCCTCCGGGAGGGCCCCCAGCCGGTAGGCGGCCTCGGACCGCAGGCCGCTGCACACGCTGTAGGAGAGCGTGCTGTGGTCCTGGTCCGCGCTGCCCATGATCCGCCGGTACGCCGCGTCCGCCTCGTCGGGCCGGTCGGCGTAGAGCAGCACGGTCGCGGCGCTGGCCAGGAAGAACGGCGAGTCGGCCGCCGACTCGCCGCGCCGCAGCACCCGCCCGGCCGCGGCGGCGGCCTCCGCCGCCCGGTCCCCGCGCACCACGACGACGCCGGCCCGGGCGGCGAGCAGGCCGCGCTCCCCGGGGGTGTGCCCGGGCAGCTCCAGCCCGAACGAGGACTCGCCGAGGATGTCCCGGTAGCTCGGCAGGTCCTCGTAGGCGGCCAGCAGCCGCTGCCCCTCCAGCAGCCGGGAGAGGTCCCCGGTGGCGTCCCGCACGGTGGGGGTCTGCTCGGCCAGCAGCCGCACCGCCTGCGCGGCCTGCCCGCTGCGGACCAGCCCGCTGGAGAGCGACGAGAGGACGAAGAAGCGCGGCAGCGGCTCATGGACATGCTCCAGCGCCAGCTGGAGATGGCGCACGCTGGCGTGCGTGTCGACCGCGGCCTCGGCCAGGCCCAGTTCGACCAGCAGGGCGGCGTCGGCGGCGGGGTCCACCTCATCGGGCAGGCAGTGCCGCAGCAGGTCCACGGCGAGCGCCGGGGCGCTGCGGAACGACGCCTCCCGGGCGGCCTCGCGGAGCACCGTGACCGCCCACTCCCCGGTCGCCGGCAGCTCGGTCATCAGCAGGTGCGCGGCCACCTGCTCGGCCCGCGCCCCGTCGTCCAGCAGCAGCCGGGCGGCCCGTCGGTGGCTCTCGGCCCGCTCGGCGGACGGCATGTCCGCCAGGATGACCTCCCGGACGATGCCGTGGTTGAACGACCAGGTCCGGCCGTCCTCGGTGCCGGTCAGCAGGCCGAGGGAGCCCAGCGTCCGCAGGGCCGGGACGAGCGTCGCGACATCCAGTCCGGCCAGCCGGGCACAGCTCTCGGCCGGGCTGCCGTCCCCGAGGACGGCCATTGCGCGGGCGGCGGCCATGGCGGCCGGAGGCTGCTGCCGCAGGACCCGCAGCATGGGCTCGGCGAAGAGGCTGCTGTCATGGGCGGAGATGCGCTCCAGGCTCTCCACGGTGGGCGGTTCGCCGTGCAGCCGCAGCGCGGCCAGCAGAGCGTGCACCAGGAACGGGTTGCCGCCGGTGGCGGCCAGGCAGGCGGCGTGGAACGCCTCGTCGGAGGTCCGGCCGAGGACCTCCTGTACCAGCTCGGCGATCCCGTCGTGGGTCAGCGGCCGGGGGCGGATCACACGGCAGAGCGGCTGCGCGGCCAGGTCGTCCAGCAGGGCCGCCCCGGTGGCCCGGTCCCCGGTGCGCTGGGAGACGGCCAGCAGGACCGGCAGCCCTTCGAGGCGGCGGGCGAGGTGCACCAGGAACCGCAGCGACGCCAGGTCGGCGCAGTGCGCGTCGTCCACCGCGATGACCAGCGGCCCCTGCTCCGCGAGATGCGAGGTGAACCAGTAGAGCCCGTGCAGCACCGCGAAGGAGACGTCCTCCGCCAGGTCCATCATGCTGCCGTGCAGCGCCTCCGAGCCCAGCGCCTGCCGCGCCGCCCGGGCGTTGCCGGACAGCAGCCGGGCCCGCTGCTGCGGGTCGGCCGAGGCCAGCAGCGGTTCGAAGAGCCGCCGCACCGCACCGAACGGGAAGTCGCGCTCCAATGCGTCGCAGCGCGCCTCCAGGACGCGTATGCCGTTCAGCCGCGCCTCGGCGGTCAGGCTGCGCAGCAGTCGGCTCTTGCCGCTGCCGACCGGCCCTTCCAGCAGGGCGATGGCGGCTCCTCCGGCGCGGGTGCCTCGGACCAGGGAGGAGAGCGCGGCGCGTTCCTGCTCGCGGTCGACGAGTGTCGCAAAGGTGCAGGGCGGAGGTGCCTTCGGGCGCGGCAGGTCGCGGTCCGTCCGCTGATCGGCGTGGTCAGCGGCATGCTGCGGCTGATCGGTCACGTTCGGCATCCTATGCACAGGAACAGGGCGGGCGCGCGCCCATCCTCGCCGAGGTGAAGGTGGGCAAATCCCCAGAGAGCAGCCGGGGTTGACGGTCCGTGGGATCAGCTCGCCCGGGCCCCGGGGAGCGACGGTGCATGGCAGTGCAGCCGCTCCTGCCAGGGCCGGGTGCGGATCTCCTCGGCGTGCGGCAGGGGCAGGCAGAGGTACACGTCCCGCCCGCCGTCCCCGTCCGGGGTCGGGGCGATGTGCACCGTCGGGATGGGCAGGTCGGGGAACTCGTACCAGAAGGGCGTGCCCGCGCCCAGGTCGATGCGGTAGAGGGGGAACCTCGACCAGTTGTTGACCGTGACGGCGGTGTCGAAGACATCGAACGCCCGGGTGGACATCACCCGCCGGGAGACCCCCAGTCGGCGGTGGGCGTTGAGGAAGGCGATCTCGTCGCGGACCTTCTCCTCGGTGTTGGCCTCCAGCCCGGCCCGGATGGCCCGGGCGGTCTCCCCGAGCGGCCGGGACCGCAGCTCGGCGGCGGTCGTCCCGGTCCAGCTGTTGGTGACGCAGTTGCCCCAGTACCCCTCGGGCAGCGCGCCGCCGAGCTGCGACTGGGCGCCGACCACCAGGCCGAGCCACTCGGTGGCGGCGTCCGGCCGGGCCCGCAGCCGACCGAGGACCTGCCACAGATGGGCGGTCAGCGCGTCATTGGTGGACACCCACCGCCCGGTACCGGCCAGGTCCGCCGTCGCGACCTCCTTCAGCGCGGCGACCTCCGCCGCCGCGAAGCGGGTGGCGACCGTGGCCAGCCGCTTGAAGCCCAGCCGCGCGGTGGCGTGCAGATGGGTACGGCGCGGTACGGCGACAAAGGCCCGGTCGCGGATCGCCTCGGCGCTGCGGGCCGGCTCCCCGAGGGCGTCCAGCAGCCCCCGGTCGTGGCAGGGCGCGGCGGGGGCGAGCCCCCGGTGGACCCGCGACCAGCTCTCCAGGAAGGCCAGGCTGCTGCTGCCGTCGGCCAGGCTGTGGTTGATCACCACGCCGAGGATCGAGCCGCCGCCCCGCATCCGGGTCAGCCGCACCTTGAGCAGCGGGGTGTCCCGGTCGACCACCCGGAACGGGCCGACCTCGCGCAGGAAGTTGCCGACCACGGGCTCGGCCCGCCGGTCGGGCCCGTAGTCCGGCATGGGGTCGGGTGAGGACGCCTCCACAAAGCGGGCGCCCGCGTCGTCGCAGAGCACGCTGAGGCCGCCGTCGGCGTCCCGCTTCAGCCGGCCCGCCAGCATCGGGTAGTGCCGCAGCGTCCTGGCCAGCGAGGCGCGCAGCGCCGCACCGTCCAGCGTGCGGCGGTAGAAGAACGTCAGCGGGGTGTAGACCGGGCCGGTCAGCAGGTCGTACCCGCTGAGCCGGACCCGGTCGCCGCTCGCCTCACCGGCGCGGACCCGGAAGGTCTGCTCCGTGCGGCTCTTCACGGGGGTGCGGAAGGTCGTCACAGCTCTGCTCGCCTCCGCCGGTCAGCCCCAGGTCACCATGAGCGAGTCCACGCCGTAGTGCACGGCCCGGTCGCGCAGCGGCACCTGGTCGGCGGGGACCGCGAGGCGCAGCGTGGGGAACCGCTCGAAGAGGCGGCGCAGGCCGATCCGCAGGGTGGCGCGGGCCAGGTGCTGGCCCAGGCACTGGTGGATGCCGAAGCCCAGCGCCAGGTGCTTGCGCGGGACGCGGGTCACATCCAGCGCGTCCGGGTTGTCGAAGAGGGCCGGGTCGCGGTTGGCGGCGGGCAGCGACAGCACCACCGTCTGACCGGCCTTGATGGTCCGGCCGCCGATCTCCACATCCTCCAGCGCGCAGCGGCTGGAGCCCATCTGGGAGATCGTCAGATAGCGCATCAGCTCGTCCACGGCGGTCTCGTACAGCTCCGGGCGGGCCCGCAGTTCGGCCAGTTGGTCGGGGTTCTCCAGCAGCGCGAAGGTGCTCAGCCCGAGCATGTTGGGGGTGGTGTCCAGGGAGCCGCCGACGGTCAGCACCGCCAGGTTGACCAGCTCCTCCTCGGTGAGTTCGCCGGTCGCGATGAGCTGGCCGAAGAAGTCGTCGGCGGGCTCGTCGATCCGGGTCTTGACCATCCGCCCGAGGATCTCGTTGATCGACTCCAGGTGGTGGATGAACTCCCCGAGGGTGTACGTGAGCTTCATCAGCGCGCCGAAGTGCTCGGACATGTCCGAGACCAG is part of the Peterkaempfera bronchialis genome and encodes:
- a CDS encoding ATP-binding protein: MHPQLAHHQDTEDTGEPFYGYGRPLTVRGVGPSLVRRLASEVRAGVPTAIAVIGPRGAGRTTFLRRAAAFASASGVTVLTGRGSPSEQQSTCGVALQLASALPDAERPADLEQALTAPPRRSVLVEGFSQALLRAARRRPLALAVDDVQWADPHSLDVLCAVLRRMRSTRLTVMISMTGTAPDVPASCTELLTLVCSPPVRGHVVRLDPPPPPTVPAQRTAQLARSRRTGAAPRPRGTGCRPGSAPGPAAPRRRPPRTGPPT
- a CDS encoding acyltransferase → MKSRTEQTFRVRAGEASGDRVRLSGYDLLTGPVYTPLTFFYRRTLDGAALRASLARTLRHYPMLAGRLKRDADGGLSVLCDDAGARFVEASSPDPMPDYGPDRRAEPVVGNFLREVGPFRVVDRDTPLLKVRLTRMRGGGSILGVVINHSLADGSSSLAFLESWSRVHRGLAPAAPCHDRGLLDALGEPARSAEAIRDRAFVAVPRRTHLHATARLGFKRLATVATRFAAAEVAALKEVATADLAGTGRWVSTNDALTAHLWQVLGRLRARPDAATEWLGLVVGAQSQLGGALPEGYWGNCVTNSWTGTTAAELRSRPLGETARAIRAGLEANTEEKVRDEIAFLNAHRRLGVSRRVMSTRAFDVFDTAVTVNNWSRFPLYRIDLGAGTPFWYEFPDLPIPTVHIAPTPDGDGGRDVYLCLPLPHAEEIRTRPWQERLHCHAPSLPGARAS
- a CDS encoding helix-turn-helix transcriptional regulator; translated protein: MTDQPQHAADHADQRTDRDLPRPKAPPPCTFATLVDREQERAALSSLVRGTRAGGAAIALLEGPVGSGKSRLLRSLTAEARLNGIRVLEARCDALERDFPFGAVRRLFEPLLASADPQQRARLLSGNARAARQALGSEALHGSMMDLAEDVSFAVLHGLYWFTSHLAEQGPLVIAVDDAHCADLASLRFLVHLARRLEGLPVLLAVSQRTGDRATGAALLDDLAAQPLCRVIRPRPLTHDGIAELVQEVLGRTSDEAFHAACLAATGGNPFLVHALLAALRLHGEPPTVESLERISAHDSSLFAEPMLRVLRQQPPAAMAAARAMAVLGDGSPAESCARLAGLDVATLVPALRTLGSLGLLTGTEDGRTWSFNHGIVREVILADMPSAERAESHRRAARLLLDDGARAEQVAAHLLMTELPATGEWAVTVLREAAREASFRSAPALAVDLLRHCLPDEVDPAADAALLVELGLAEAAVDTHASVRHLQLALEHVHEPLPRFFVLSSLSSGLVRSGQAAQAVRLLAEQTPTVRDATGDLSRLLEGQRLLAAYEDLPSYRDILGESSFGLELPGHTPGERGLLAARAGVVVVRGDRAAEAAAAAGRVLRRGESAADSPFFLASAATVLLYADRPDEADAAYRRIMGSADQDHSTLSYSVCSGLRSEAAYRLGALPEALDATRTALDLAPPGTSGMAQLLPASTRIHVLLEYGDLAGAEAVAAQRFAKAAADTWRWNEYLAARGRLRLAQGEPEAALADLLECGRRQVQWARTSPAVSSWWVWAARAHLALGNGGRARALAEEAVFRARRGDLPYALGAGLSLLAQTETGAKAGAKAGAETGVRRLALLEEALAMLEDSPARLELTRVLIAQGAALHESGRTEAAREVLRRGLESAYALGARVLRAQAHHALLATGARPRRPMSSGLASLTPSEAQVARLAADGRTNQEISEALFVTQRTVEQHLTSVYRKLGSSGRRRLRSLLDGATDSEPA
- a CDS encoding cytochrome P450, with translation MTTRPEPPVIPSERGKCPFDPPAEYARLREQDPISPITFQVAPGDRDGWLVTRHDYVRQILADDRFSHRNELLAHVVAPPFPIPEYVPQPSPPGAFAKTDAPEHSKYRRLLAGHFTVRRIQQHEPELTRIIDGVLDEMAGLEPPVDLLKVFAETVPARSVCSLMGVSPELVSDMSEHFGALMKLTYTLGEFIHHLESINEILGRMVKTRIDEPADDFFGQLIATGELTEEELVNLAVLTVGGSLDTTPNMLGLSTFALLENPDQLAELRARPELYETAVDELMRYLTISQMGSSRCALEDVEIGGRTIKAGQTVVLSLPAANRDPALFDNPDALDVTRVPRKHLALGFGIHQCLGQHLARATLRIGLRRLFERFPTLRLAVPADQVPLRDRAVHYGVDSLMVTWG